The following proteins come from a genomic window of Corallococcus sp. NCRR:
- a CDS encoding IS701 family transposase, translated as MTPAQLKKLDEALSAYLEEMVAGMGRLERRRAMEAYVTGLLLDGERKSIEPMAARLVEDARDVEAMRQRLQQCVSQGTWSDEALRERLARKLEEWLPEVEALVVDDTGFPKKGKHSVGVARQYSGTLGRTDNCQVAVSLHLAGARGSGCIGMQLYLPEEWVTEKDRRKAAGVPEAVGASRKWELALSQLDDALEWGVRKHVVLADAGYGNCREFREGLTARGLPYLVAVPGQHKVWPPGATPHLPVKKAGAYGRPRTRFVDDSGVQPWTIEELARQLPEEEYRRISWREGSRGTQSSTFAAVRIQVAEGHVVRKAPGAPEWLLCEWPPGEAAPTKYYLSSLPEDTPLKRLVTLAKLRWRVERDYQEMKGEVGLDHFEGRTWRGFHHHATLCMVAHGFLALRRALFPPEEDSLDPSPGASAASASAAAPPRPLSAVPPQTRRSRSSSRTVTHLIK; from the coding sequence ATGACACCCGCGCAGCTCAAGAAGCTGGATGAGGCGCTGAGCGCCTATCTCGAAGAGATGGTCGCCGGCATGGGGCGACTGGAGAGACGGCGCGCCATGGAGGCCTATGTCACGGGCCTACTGCTGGATGGGGAGCGCAAGAGCATCGAGCCGATGGCGGCCCGGCTGGTAGAGGACGCCAGGGATGTCGAGGCAATGCGCCAGCGACTGCAGCAGTGCGTCTCGCAAGGGACGTGGAGCGACGAGGCGCTGAGGGAGCGACTGGCGCGGAAGCTGGAAGAGTGGCTGCCGGAGGTGGAAGCCCTTGTGGTGGACGACACGGGCTTCCCGAAGAAGGGGAAGCACTCGGTGGGAGTCGCCCGTCAGTACTCGGGGACGCTGGGGCGCACGGACAACTGCCAGGTGGCCGTCAGCCTGCATTTGGCTGGGGCTCGTGGCAGCGGGTGTATCGGCATGCAGCTGTACCTGCCCGAGGAGTGGGTGACGGAGAAGGACCGACGCAAGGCGGCCGGAGTCCCCGAGGCGGTAGGCGCCTCGCGCAAATGGGAATTGGCGCTGTCGCAGTTGGATGACGCGTTGGAGTGGGGCGTGCGCAAGCACGTCGTCCTGGCGGATGCGGGGTATGGCAATTGCCGGGAGTTTCGCGAAGGACTCACGGCACGCGGGCTGCCCTACCTCGTCGCCGTGCCGGGGCAGCACAAGGTGTGGCCTCCGGGGGCGACGCCGCACCTGCCCGTGAAGAAGGCGGGCGCGTACGGACGCCCCCGGACTCGCTTCGTCGACGACAGCGGCGTGCAGCCCTGGACGATTGAAGAGCTGGCGCGCCAGTTACCCGAGGAGGAGTACCGCCGCATCAGCTGGCGCGAGGGCAGCCGCGGCACGCAGTCCTCCACTTTCGCCGCGGTGCGAATCCAGGTCGCTGAAGGCCATGTCGTGCGCAAGGCGCCCGGCGCTCCCGAGTGGCTCCTGTGTGAGTGGCCGCCGGGCGAGGCCGCGCCAACGAAGTACTACCTCTCGTCTCTGCCGGAAGACACGCCCCTCAAACGCCTCGTCACCCTGGCGAAGCTGCGCTGGCGCGTCGAGCGCGACTACCAGGAGATGAAGGGCGAAGTCGGCCTGGACCATTTCGAGGGCCGCACCTGGAGAGGCTTTCACCACCACGCCACCCTCTGCATGGTGGCCCATGGCTTCCTCGCGCTCCGTCGAGCGCTTTTTCCCCCGGAGGAGGATTCCCTGGACCCTTCCCCAGGTGCGTCGGCGGCTTCAGCATCTGCTGCTGCGCCGCCTCGGCCATTGTCCGCTGTGCCTCCGCAGACTCGGCGCTCGCGCTCCTCCTCGAGGACCGTCACGCATCTGATCAAGTAG
- a CDS encoding class I SAM-dependent methyltransferase produces the protein MNEETSMQPVQVKTRQERLLGAIQLSTMEGVEIGPLANPIVTRAAGRILYADHASTDVLRRKYAGHGWDTATIVDVDVDLSSRTLSAALGDRRVDFVIASHVIEHVPDPVSWLEDLRKALRPGGIISLAIPDKRFCFDAKRPVSTPGELVDAFLSRRTAPTVKQVFDFWAYYCQVDANAMWSGAIDAEQLPCSGTLQNALQKSQEAVTATGYTDVHCWVFTPHSFLEAAATLAELEMFPFQLADFASTSPGEVEFFVSLMRIEGTESEQERANRVRSLRAAALEAASAPGPSRPQPPESPAPSPPESPAPSPPEWAEATLRLGRPLYRTLAQALPGVRTLRERLRPWL, from the coding sequence ATGAATGAGGAGACGTCGATGCAGCCGGTGCAGGTGAAGACTCGCCAGGAGCGACTTCTGGGCGCCATCCAACTCTCGACGATGGAGGGGGTGGAGATAGGGCCGCTCGCCAACCCGATCGTCACGCGTGCCGCCGGGCGGATTCTCTACGCCGACCACGCGAGCACCGACGTGCTCCGGCGCAAGTACGCGGGGCACGGTTGGGATACCGCGACCATCGTGGACGTCGACGTGGACCTCTCGTCGCGAACGCTGTCCGCCGCGCTGGGCGACCGGCGCGTGGACTTCGTGATCGCGAGCCACGTCATCGAACATGTGCCGGACCCCGTGAGCTGGCTGGAGGACCTGCGCAAGGCACTGCGTCCCGGCGGGATCATCTCGCTGGCCATCCCGGACAAGCGCTTCTGCTTCGATGCGAAGCGCCCGGTCAGCACCCCCGGGGAGCTGGTGGACGCCTTCCTGTCGCGCCGCACCGCCCCCACCGTGAAGCAGGTCTTCGACTTCTGGGCCTACTACTGCCAGGTGGACGCGAACGCCATGTGGAGCGGCGCCATCGACGCGGAGCAGCTCCCGTGCTCCGGCACGCTCCAGAACGCGCTTCAGAAGTCCCAGGAGGCGGTGACGGCCACCGGCTACACGGACGTGCACTGCTGGGTCTTCACTCCGCACTCGTTCCTGGAGGCCGCGGCCACGCTGGCGGAGCTGGAGATGTTCCCATTCCAGCTCGCGGACTTCGCGTCGACCTCTCCAGGAGAGGTCGAGTTCTTCGTCAGCCTGATGCGCATCGAGGGCACCGAGAGCGAGCAGGAGCGGGCCAACCGCGTGCGCTCGCTGCGCGCGGCGGCGCTCGAAGCGGCGTCAGCGCCGGGGCCCTCGCGGCCCCAGCCCCCGGAGTCTCCGGCTCCCAGTCCTCCGGAGTCTCCGGCTCCCAGTCCTCCGGAGTGGGCGGAGGCCACGCTCCGGCTCGGCCGGCCGCTCTACCGCACCCTGGCGCAGGCGTTGCCTGGAGTGCGCACGCTGCGGGAGCGGCTGCGGCCCTGGCTCTAG
- a CDS encoding IS5 family transposase (programmed frameshift) yields the protein MVRELVPDAFWQRVAPLLPPPRPKKKVGRPRADDRAALEAIVFVLRSGIPWEMLPRKQFGLSGMTAWRRLEEWTRAGVWEKLQARLLDELGLRGKVDFSRAAIDSSSVRASKRGPFTGPSPTDRAKAGSKHHLLVDAQGLPLTESVTAANVHDTHELFPLVDSVPAVRMPSGQRRFRPGKLHADKAYASRKNRSGLRLRSIAARIARPGVESKERLGRYRWVVERTLAWKNQLRRLRVRDERRDDVHFGFLVLGCCIMLLRRLCPGIC from the exons ATGGTCCGCGAACTCGTCCCCGACGCCTTCTGGCAGCGCGTGGCACCGCTGCTGCCGCCGCCCCGGCCCAAGAAGAAAGTGGGCCGTCCTCGGGCGGATGACCGCGCGGCGCTGGAAGCCATCGTCTTCGTGCTCCGAAGTGGCATCCCTTGGGAGATGCTGCCTCGCAAGCAGTTCGGCCTGTCGGGCATGACGGCCTGGCGCAGGCTGGAGGAATGGACCCGGGCTGGCGTGTGGGAAAAGCTCCAGGCGCGATTGCTGGATGAACTGGGCCTGCGCGGCAAGGTGGACTTCTCCCGCGCCGCTATCGACTCCTCGTCCGTCCGGGCGTCAAAAAGGGGGCCCT TCACGGGCCCAAGCCCGACGGATAGAGCGAAGGCGGGTAGCAAGCATCATCTTCTCGTAGACGCCCAGGGGCTGCCGCTCACCGAGTCCGTGACGGCCGCCAACGTCCACGACACGCACGAACTTTTCCCGCTCGTCGACTCCGTGCCTGCGGTGCGGATGCCTTCGGGGCAGCGCCGCTTCCGCCCGGGAAAACTCCACGCCGACAAGGCCTACGCCTCCAGGAAGAACCGGAGCGGGCTTCGTCTACGCAGCATTGCCGCCCGCATCGCGCGTCCCGGCGTTGAGTCCAAGGAAAGGCTCGGACGCTACCGATGGGTCGTGGAGCGCACGCTGGCCTGGAAGAACCAGTTGCGCCGCCTTCGCGTCCGCGACGAGCGCAGGGACGATGTCCACTTCGGCTTTCTCGTCCTCGGCTGCTGCATCATGCTCCTACGACGCCTGTGTCCTGGCATTTGTTAG
- a CDS encoding M57 family metalloprotease, whose amino-acid sequence MKGIYFANGYNRATSCGIGGNEGDAGVDATHHVPGSPITATTGGFLMNSCFR is encoded by the coding sequence ATGAAGGGCATCTATTTCGCCAACGGCTACAACCGCGCCACCAGTTGCGGCATCGGCGGCAACGAAGGAGACGCTGGCGTCGACGCGACCCACCACGTCCCGGGTTCACCCATCACAGCAACCACCGGGGGCTTCCTCATGAACTCCTGTTTCCGCTAG
- a CDS encoding VOC family protein: MTTPVNKTVICLWYEGGAAEAAAFYARTFPGSSVGATHRAPGDYPDGKEGDVLTVDFTVLGIPCLGLNGGPAFKHSEAFSFQVSTKDQEETDRYWNAIVGNGGQESQCGWCKDKWGISWQITPAALSDGMSDPDPAARKRVFSAMMEMKKIDIAKINAARKG; this comes from the coding sequence GTGACGACCCCTGTGAACAAGACCGTCATCTGTCTCTGGTACGAAGGCGGTGCCGCGGAGGCGGCCGCCTTCTACGCCCGCACCTTTCCCGGCAGCTCCGTCGGCGCCACGCACCGGGCACCGGGCGACTACCCGGACGGCAAGGAGGGGGACGTCCTCACGGTGGATTTCACCGTGCTGGGCATTCCGTGCCTTGGCCTCAATGGCGGCCCTGCCTTCAAGCACAGTGAGGCCTTCTCGTTCCAGGTCAGCACGAAGGATCAGGAAGAGACGGACCGCTACTGGAATGCCATCGTCGGCAATGGCGGTCAGGAAAGCCAGTGCGGCTGGTGCAAGGACAAGTGGGGCATCTCGTGGCAGATCACCCCTGCCGCCCTGTCGGACGGCATGAGCGATCCGGATCCGGCCGCGCGCAAGCGGGTGTTCTCCGCGATGATGGAGATGAAGAAGATCGACATCGCGAAGATCAACGCGGCGCGCAAGGGCTGA